One window of Pleurodeles waltl isolate 20211129_DDA chromosome 3_1, aPleWal1.hap1.20221129, whole genome shotgun sequence genomic DNA carries:
- the FEM1B gene encoding protein fem-1 homolog B, whose protein sequence is MSSEGLAAHVFRAASEGRVLTLAALLLHRSERESRELLSQVSAGGGQRSTPLIIAARNGHSKVVRLLLEHYRVDTQQSGTVRFDGYVIDGATALWCAAGAGHFEVVKLLVSHGANVNHTTVTNSTPLRAACFDGRLDIVKYLVENNANISIANKYDNTCLMIAAYKGHTDVVRYLLEQNADPNCKAHCGATALHFAAEAGHLEIVRELVRCKAAMVTNGHGMTPLKVAAESCKADVVELLLSHVDCDTRSRIEALELLGASFANDRENYDIMKTYQYLYLAMLERYRDPSNTIQKEVLPPIEAYGRRTECRIPEELDAIRHDTDALHMEGLLVRERILGSDNIDVSHPIIYRGAVYADNMEFEQCIKLWLHALHLRQKGNRNTHKDLLRFAQVFSQMIHLNEPVKAKDIESVLRCSVLEIERGMARIKNPQDTDLHTALDNYECNIFTFLYLVCISTKTRCNEEEQSRINKQIYNLIQLDPRTRDSSSLLHLAVNCSTPVDDFHTNDVCSFPNALVTKLLLDCGADVNAVDNEGNSPLHLIVQYNRPISDFLTLHAIIISLVEAGAHTDMTNKQKKTPLDKSTTGVSEILLKTQMKLSLKCLAARAVRVYDLTYQNQIPRVLEEFVEFH, encoded by the exons ATGTCCTCGGAAGGTCTGGCGGCGCACGTTTTCCGCGCTGCTTCGGAGGGCCGTGTGCTGACTCTGGCAGCGCTGCTGTTGCACCGGTCGGAGCGCGAGAGCCGCGAGCTCCTATCACAGGTCAGCGCGGGCGGTGGACAACGTAGTACCCCGCTTATCATCGCCGCCAGgaacggacacagcaaggtggtaaGGCTGCTGCTGGAGCATTATCGCGTGGACACACAACAGAGTGGCACCGTACGTTTTGACGG TTACGTCATTGATGGGGCTACCGCTCTCTGGTGTGCTGCAGGAGCTGGACACTTTGAAGTGGTGAAACTGCTAGTTAGCCATGGAGCCAACGTGAACCACACCACAGTCACAAACTCCACTCCTCTAAGagctgcatgctttgatggtaggCTTGATATTGTCAAGTACCTGGTGGAGAATAATGCCAACATCAGCATTGCCAATAAATATGACAACACTTGCCTTATGATTGCAGCATACAAGGGGCACACTGATGTGGTCCGTTATCTTCTGGAACAAAATGCTGATCCAAACTGCAAAGCGCACTGCGGTGCCACTGCCTTGCACTTTGCTGCTGAAGCTGGCCACTTGGAAATTGTCAGGGAGTTGGTGCGCTGCAAGGCAGCCATGGTCACAAATGGGCATGGCATGACACCCTTGAAGGTGGCTGCAGAAAGCTGCAAAGCAGATGTGGTTGAGTTGCTTCTGTCACACGTGGACTGCGATACTCGCAGCAGGATTGAGGCACTGGAGCTTTTGGGGGCATCATTTGCAAATGATCGTGAAAATTATGACATCATGAAGACCTACCAGTACTTGTACTTGGCTATGTTAGAAAGGTATAGAGATCCCAGTAACACAATCCAGAAAGAAGTCCTTCCTCCCATAGAAGCCTATGGGAGGCGAACTGAATGTCGAATTCCTGAAGAACTAGATGCAATAAGACATGACACTGATGCACTGCACATGGAAGGCCTTCTAGTTCGAGAGCGGATTCTGGGCTCTGATAATATTGATGTTTCACATCCTATTATTTATCGCGGGGCTGTCTATGCAGACAATATGGAGTTTGAGCAGTGTATTAAGCTTTGGCTTCATGCTCTGCACTTGCGACAGAAAGGGAATCGTAATACCCACAAGGATCTCTTAAGGTTTGCTCAAGTCTTCTcccaaatgattcacctaaatgaACCAGTGAAAGCTAAGGACATTGAAAGTGTTTTGAGGTGCAGTGTCTTGGAAATTGAAAGAGGAATGGCTAGGATTAAGAACCCTCAAGACACAGACCTGCATACTGCTCTGGACAACTATGAATGCAATATTTTTACCTTCCTGTACCTTGTCTGCATATCCACAAAGACTCGTTGTAATGAGGAGGAACAGTCTAGAATCAACAAGCAGATTTACAACCTAATCCAACTTGACCCCCGCACAAGAGATAGTTCTAGCCTGCTACATCTTGCTGTTAATTGCAGCACACCAGTGGATGATTTTCACACCAATGATGTCTGCAGCTTCCCCAATGCACTGGTCACAAAACTCCTGCTAGATTGTGGTGCAGATGTGAATGCTGTAGACAATGAAGGAAATAGCCCACTTCACTTGATTGTACAGTACAATAGACCCATCAGTGACTTTTTGACTTTGCACGCCATTATCATCAGCCTTGTGGAAGCTGGGGCGCACACAGACATGACGAACAAACAGAAAAAGACCCCCCTGGACaaaagcaccactggagtgtcTGAGATACTACTTAAAACACAAATGAAACTGAGcctgaagtgcctggctgcccGAGCGGTGCGGGTATATGATCTTACTTACCAGAACCAGATCCCCAGAGTTCTTGAAGAATTTGTTGAATTCCATTAG